The following are from one region of the Coffea eugenioides isolate CCC68of chromosome 2, Ceug_1.0, whole genome shotgun sequence genome:
- the LOC113760000 gene encoding LOW QUALITY PROTEIN: tRNA:m(4)X modification enzyme TRM13 homolog (The sequence of the model RefSeq protein was modified relative to this genomic sequence to represent the inferred CDS: inserted 2 bases in 1 codon; substituted 1 base at 1 genomic stop codon), whose translation MVDLKSERCQFWLPKKNRLCANAPLPNSSFCGNHTQRSNHQWIQCPLDPSHSVLQHNLENHLTRCPSLKQAQSLSLQPYYQKGINAGGVIDEDHTATASHMKRRAIYNKTVPEFCDLIRKIKSIHASLSDNTRIQDSFKIPQACAVXSTRRQIDRKLPFQEKHVLQQASILGNLEEFGLLRKSGVEDAVIDARTLDRSDVDVPAVVEFGAGRGYLTQLLADCYGIKKVLLVERKSYKLKADRSLRQIENLMLERLRIDIEDLNLNAVESLQGVPYLAIGKHLCGPATDMTLKCCILEQSAQNHADQLKASCFLRGLAIATCCHHLCQWKHYINKNYILNLGLTKEDFHAMTWLTSWAVDADHGSDIFVVDSSPNLSLNEKEEIEAELSQSGVGDVVRNMSAVERAVVGFVCKDIIDAGRLMRLKERGLHXQVVKYVPPGISPENHLLIARQGNGL comes from the exons ATGGTCGATTTGAAGAGTGAGCGCTGCCAGTTTTGGCTCCCAAAGAAGAATAGACTCTGTGCCAATGCTCCTCTCCCTAATTCCTCTTTCTGCGGCAACCACACACAAAGGTCCAATCACCAATGGATTCAATGCCCCCTTGACCCTTCTCACTCCGTACTCCAGCATAATCTTGAAAATCACCTTACCAGATGCCCCTCCCTCAAACAAGCTCAGTCTCTCTCCCTCCAACCCTATTACCAAAAGGGCATCAATGCCGGCGGAGTCATCGATGAAGATCATACTGCTACTGCTTCACATATGAAGAGACGAGCTATCTACAACAAGACTGTCCCTGAATTCTGTGACTTGATCCGCAAAATCAAGAGCATTCATGCATCCCTCTCCGATAATACCCGCATTCAAGATTCTTTCAAGATTCCTCAAGCTTGTGCTGTTTGATCTACTCGTAGACAAATCGATCGGAAGTTACCCTTCCAAGAGAAACATGTTTTGCAGCAGGCCTCCATCCTTGGTAACCTGGAAGAATTTGGACTGTTGCGCAAGTCTGGTGTAGAGGATGCTGTAATTGATGCGAGGACTCTAGACCGCAGCGATGTTGATGTTCCTGCTGTCGTGGAATTTGGAGCTGGGAGGGGTTACCTGACCCAATTGCTTGCTGACTGCTACGGGATTAAAAAAGTGCTTTTGGTTGAGCGCAAGTCCTACAAGCTTAAGGCTGATCGAAGTTTGAGACAAATAGAGAACCTGATGTTGGAGCGCTTGAGGATCGATATTGAAGATTTGAACTTGAATGCTGTCGAGTCTTTGCAAGGGGTTCCTTATTTGGCAATTGGTAAACATCTTTGTGGGCCGGCAACAGATATGACGTTGAAGTGTTGCATATTGGAACAAAGTGCTCAAAATCATGCTGATCAGTTGAAAGCCAGTTGTTTCCTCAGAGGTCTCGCTATAGCTACGTGCTGTCATCATCTTTGTCAGTGGAAACACTACATAAATAAGAACTACATATTGAATCTCGGTTTGACCAAGGAAGATTTCCATGCAATGACATGGCTTACTAGCTGGGCAGTTGATGCAGACCATGGATCGGACATTTTTGTCGTTGACAGCTCGCCGAATCTAAGTCTCAATGAGAAGGAAGAGATTGAAGCAGAATTAAGTCAGTCTGGAGTGGGAGACGTTGTTAGGAATATGAGCGCTGTGGAGAGGGCAGTGGTGGGATTCGTGTGTAAGGATATCATTGATGCTGGAAGATTGATGAGGCTCAAGGAGCGTGGATTACA TCAAGTTGTAAAGTATGTTCCACCCGGTATCTCTCCTGAAAACCATTTACTGATTGCTAGGCAGGGCAATGGATTATAA